Proteins found in one Amphiprion ocellaris isolate individual 3 ecotype Okinawa chromosome 22, ASM2253959v1, whole genome shotgun sequence genomic segment:
- the LOC111587080 gene encoding receptor activity-modifying protein 3-like, translating into MDTNEFALLKLFLVGLLVNAWMMRGLSATDSFNIEPTSPQPKKVCNESRLQWEMEVCGEDFKRKMAHIDQQYWCNLTHFIREYHFFTFCTEEKSQILDCYWPNPLVESYIIRIHKHFFSNCTMEPVIWVDPPDDTLTILILIPVFLTLAMIALVVWCSKRSDILA; encoded by the exons tgAATGCCTGGATGATGAGAGGGTTGTCAG CCACTGACAGCTTCAACATAGAGCCAACTTCTCCCCAGCCGAAGAAGGTCTGCAATGAGTCCCGTCTGCAGTGGGAGATGGAGGTGTGTGGAGAGGACTTCAAGCGGAAGATGGCTCACATAGACCAACAGTACTGGTGTAACCTCACACACTTCATCAG AGAGTACCACTTCTTCACCTTCTGCACGGAGGAAAAGTCCCAAATCCTGGACTGCTACTGGCCCAACCCACTAGTGGAGAGCTACATCATCCGCATACACAAGCACTTTTTCTCCAACTGCACCATGGAGCCGGTGATATGGGTCGATCCGCCGGACGATACGTTAaccatcctcatcctcatccccGTTTTTCTCACCTTGGCCATGATTGCATTGGTGGTCTGGTGCAGCAAGAGGAGTGATATCCTGGCTTAG